The following coding sequences are from one uncultured Cohaesibacter sp. window:
- a CDS encoding P27 family phage terminase small subunit: MARGRKPDLENVVPMKATDGLTHEERAERDAAALKPFDLTEYEAQIWDRIAPQLAQQGRLKPYYVDTVSEYCRALIRMRKLRNTLHDEDETYVVEGRNGKQYKSRPEVAQLNETWRQWRNLTAALGLSPTDERGLAEGQGDLFPDADNPFAGMGA; this comes from the coding sequence ATGGCTAGAGGCAGAAAACCGGATCTTGAAAATGTTGTCCCTATGAAGGCAACAGACGGGTTGACGCATGAAGAGCGTGCAGAACGGGACGCGGCGGCGCTGAAACCGTTCGACCTGACCGAATATGAAGCCCAGATTTGGGACCGGATCGCGCCACAGTTGGCACAGCAAGGCAGGCTTAAGCCCTATTATGTGGACACGGTATCGGAATATTGCCGCGCATTGATCCGCATGCGCAAGTTGCGCAATACACTACATGATGAGGATGAAACCTACGTTGTCGAGGGGCGCAACGGAAAACAGTATAAATCACGGCCTGAAGTGGCGCAGCTCAACGAGACTTGGCGGCAATGGCGCAACCTGACTGCAGCGCTTGGCCTATCGCCAACCGATGAACGCGGACTTGCAGAAGGGCAAGGCGATCTATTCCCGGATGCTGACAATCCCTTTGCAGGGATGGGCGCATGA
- a CDS encoding HNH endonuclease signature motif containing protein yields the protein MPKAPSKFKAPWAPKPDRAASNREHDNERRKRHPWRNWYKLAAWKLIRKRRLAEDPLCVMCLAEGRTTAATVVDHIVPHKGNRELFFSYANTQSLCETHHNRDKQRMEANGETQSPLPRPKPEPDFYF from the coding sequence ATGCCAAAGGCACCAAGCAAGTTCAAAGCGCCATGGGCTCCAAAGCCAGACAGGGCCGCAAGCAACAGGGAACATGACAACGAACGGCGCAAGCGTCATCCTTGGCGGAACTGGTACAAGCTGGCGGCATGGAAGCTAATCCGAAAGCGGCGGCTGGCAGAAGACCCGCTTTGCGTCATGTGCCTGGCAGAAGGCCGGACAACGGCGGCGACGGTGGTCGACCATATCGTCCCGCATAAAGGCAATAGGGAATTGTTCTTCAGCTATGCAAACACGCAAAGCCTTTGTGAGACGCACCACAACAGAGACAAGCAGCGCATGGAAGCAAACGGCGAAACACAAAGCCCATTGCCAAGGCCAAAACCCGAGCCGGATTTCTATTTCTGA
- a CDS encoding type II toxin-antitoxin system HicA family toxin, with the protein METNSREIIKRLKAEGFEEISVKGSHHKLRKGDKVVIVPHPKKDLPLGTARKIAKMAGWI; encoded by the coding sequence ATGGAAACAAACAGCCGAGAGATCATAAAGAGGCTCAAGGCCGAAGGGTTTGAGGAAATATCGGTGAAGGGCTCGCATCATAAATTGAGGAAGGGAGACAAGGTTGTCATTGTCCCGCACCCCAAGAAAGACCTTCCCCTTGGTACGGCCCGTAAAATAGCCAAAATGGCAGGATGGATTTAA
- a CDS encoding type II toxin-antitoxin system HicB family antitoxin translates to MIHYIAVIEKDPDSAYGVSFPQLEGVFSAGDSFDEATRNASEALQLFFEDNPAERPAPWSMEQVRALEDVQADLATGATLVAIPYIELTGRTVRANLTFDAGLLTAIDEEAKARGISRSAFVASASQAMLNA, encoded by the coding sequence ATGATCCACTACATCGCAGTGATCGAGAAAGACCCTGATAGCGCCTATGGAGTGAGCTTTCCGCAGTTGGAAGGCGTCTTCTCCGCAGGTGACAGCTTTGATGAAGCCACGCGCAACGCCAGCGAGGCCTTGCAGCTCTTCTTTGAAGACAATCCCGCCGAGCGTCCGGCCCCTTGGTCTATGGAACAAGTGCGTGCGCTGGAAGATGTTCAAGCCGATCTGGCCACAGGTGCCACCTTGGTCGCCATTCCTTACATCGAGCTGACCGGACGCACCGTCCGCGCCAATCTCACATTCGATGCTGGCTTGTTGACCGCCATTGATGAAGAGGCCAAGGCTAGAGGCATTTCCCGCTCTGCTTTTGTTGCCAGCGCCAGCCAAGCCATGCTCAACGCTTGA
- a CDS encoding type II toxin-antitoxin system HicB family antitoxin: MRYLAFIHEENGAYGVSFPDFPGCVTAGDTEQEALTNAIEALGGHVATMEDVGEPIPAPGTYKTALRPVDLEELKEGATLATVPLIVDRGQTKRVNVTFDPGLLDAIDDEAKRLNMTRSSFLASAARNMMAG; this comes from the coding sequence ATGCGCTATCTCGCATTCATTCATGAAGAAAATGGCGCTTATGGCGTCAGCTTCCCGGACTTCCCCGGATGCGTTACCGCAGGCGATACCGAGCAAGAAGCCTTGACCAATGCCATTGAGGCCCTTGGCGGGCATGTTGCCACCATGGAAGATGTAGGCGAACCGATTCCAGCTCCAGGCACCTACAAAACAGCTTTGCGCCCTGTTGATCTGGAAGAGTTGAAAGAAGGGGCAACGCTCGCCACCGTGCCGCTTATTGTCGACCGTGGACAGACAAAGCGTGTCAATGTTACCTTTGACCCCGGCTTGCTTGATGCGATTGATGATGAGGCCAAGCGGCTCAATATGACGCGCTCCAGCTTCCTTGCAAGCGCCGCCCGTAACATGATGGCCGGTTGA